The Candidatus Methylomirabilis sp. genome includes the window TCGGTGATCACCCGCATGTTTTCTGGGCCGTACTTGAGGTAAACGCGGAGGACCCCCTGCTTCCCGCCCTCGATGAGCCGGTAGTTCCGGATGAAGCCCTCCTCCCTCAGGACCCGGGCGATCTGGACCTTGATCCGCGAGGCAGGAATGTCCACGCGGTCGTGCAGCGCCCGGCTCGCGTTCCGGATCCGGGTCAGCATATCCGCGATCGGGTCCGTCATGCTCATGCGCGCTCCGCCCAGGCGGTGCCCCTGCCCCCCACGCGCGCCGGCGCGCGGGGGCACGGACCCGCCGGATTCTACCAGGAGGCCTTGATGACGCCCGGGATCTCCCCTCGGAGGGCCAGCATCCGGAAGCAGATGCGGCACATCTCGAACCGCCGGAGGTACCCGCGCGGGCGCCCGCAGATCCGGCAGCGATGGTACTTCCGGACCTTGAACTTGGGCTCCCGCTGCGCCTTCAGGACCAGCGATTTCTTGGCCATACGTCTCCCGCCCGCCCGACTACTTCCGGAAGGGGAAGCCGAGCTGCTCCAGGAGCGCTCGCGCCTCTTCGTCCGTCCGAGCGCTGGTCGCGACGCAGATGTCCATCCCCCGGGTCGCCTCCACCTTCTCGTAGCGGATTTCAGGGAAGATCAGCTGCTCCCGGACCCCCAGGGCGTAGTTCCCCCGTCCGTCAAAGGACTTGGGCGGGAGCCCCTTGAAGTCCCGGATGCGGGGGAGGGCCGCGCTCAGCAGGCGGTCCAGAAACTCGTACATCCGATCTCCCCGCAGCGTCACCTTGGCCCCGATCGCCATGCCGGCCCGGAGCTTGAAGCCGGCCTCCGCTTTCTTCGCCCGGGTGACCACGGGCCGCTGGCCCGTGATCGCGGCCAGCTCCTCCACGGCCGTATCGATCACCTTGGTGTTCGCCACTCCCTCCCCCAGTCCCATGTTCAGGACCACCTTCTCCAGCCGCGGGACCTGGAGGGGGTTCGTATACTGGAACTGCTTCATCAGGGCCGGAACGATCTCCTGGCGGTACCGCTCCCGAAGGCGGGGCGGGACCGCCGGCGCCGCCGGGGCCGGCGGGGCCGGCGGGGCCGCCGGCTTCCCCTTGGGTTCGCGCTTCCCCTTCTTCTCCGCCGGCTCCGCCATCAGTCGATGATCTCCCCGCACCCCTTGCAGACCCGGACCTTCCGCCCGTCCGCCAGGAAGGAGCGC containing:
- the rplE gene encoding 50S ribosomal protein L5, with amino-acid sequence MMAEPAEKKGKREPKGKPAAPPAPPAPAAPAVPPRLRERYRQEIVPALMKQFQYTNPLQVPRLEKVVLNMGLGEGVANTKVIDTAVEELAAITGQRPVVTRAKKAEAGFKLRAGMAIGAKVTLRGDRMYEFLDRLLSAALPRIRDFKGLPPKSFDGRGNYALGVREQLIFPEIRYEKVEATRGMDICVATSARTDEEARALLEQLGFPFRK
- a CDS encoding type Z 30S ribosomal protein S14 → MAKKSLVLKAQREPKFKVRKYHRCRICGRPRGYLRRFEMCRICFRMLALRGEIPGVIKASW
- the rpsH gene encoding 30S ribosomal protein S8, encoding MSMTDPIADMLTRIRNASRALHDRVDIPASRIKVQIARVLREEGFIRNYRLIEGGKQGVLRVYLKYGPENMRVITDIQRVSRPGLRVYTGAGKLPRIRSGLGVAIVSTSKGLMTDRAAREGKVGGEVLCAVW